From the Micromonospora echinospora genome, the window GATCACCTCGGTCACCTGGGCGGAGAAGGAGCTGAAGGCGTACCGGCAGGTCTCCCTCGCCCCCGGCGAGGCCCGTACGGTCGAGCTGACCCTGCCGGTGGCGGACTGCACGCTCGTCGACGCCCACGGCGCGCGGGTCGTCGAGCCCGGCGCGTTCGACCTGCTCGTCGGGGCGTCCTCCCGGGACGAGCACCTGCTGCGAGCCACCTTCACCGTCGTTCGCTGACCTCCGGCTGGACCGGCCACGGGCACCCGTCGGACGGTCTGCCGAGAAGGAACGGCGGCATCGGTGCGCAGGCGGTGGTGGCGCGGGTCGGGCGGAAACCATCCGGTCCGCGCCACGGAGTCGTGTCGAATTGGGACAGTGGCCGAGGCACGGGGCATCGCTGCCGTCTTGGAGGTCCTCGCGGACCGATCTCAAAAGCGGGGCAGCGTAGGGCATGACCCGACGGAGGCTTGGGCCTACTGCGCGGGGTCGTGGAGGTCGGGGCGGTGGTCCTTGATCCAGCGTTCGACGTCCTCCGTGCGCCAGATCCGGCCGACCGACAGGACGGCGACCGGGTCGGGGAAGGTCTTCGAGTTGGTGATCTGGTAAGCGCGCGTACGGGAGACGCCCAGCATCTCCTGCACCTCCTGGCTCGCCACGAGCCGAAGCTTCCCCATGACGTCACGTTAAGAGCATGCGATCTGAACACCTGCTCTCTGATCGAACGCTCTGTTCACATGTTCCCTTAGCGAGTAGGCTGTTCAACTGTTCACCTTCTCGGTTGATCGATGAGGGAGGCGAGGCAGGGTGTCCAGTCGGTGGAAGTGGTTCTTGCGGCCGGGGGAGGTCGTGCTCGACGTGGTCGGGCAGGTGTGTCCGGACCGGGGCATCCCGGGGCGGTGCCGGCGGCGGGCGGGTGCTCAGGGCGTACCCGATGAAGCGACCGGGCCGGACGACGGCGCGGGGCGGGCGGCGCGGCCCGGGGCGCGACGGACGCCCCTGGCCGGGGTCAACCAGCGGGCGGGCCGCTACCGACGGCATGACGTGCCGTGACGGTCGGCGCGGCGGGCCGGACGGCGAGGGGAAGGGGAGGCCAATGGCGGAGGTGACGGTGTCGACGGTGCCGCGCCGGCAGCTCGGACGGATGCTGCGGGAACTGCGGCTCGCCGCCGGGGTGACGCTGGACGCGGCGGCGGAGGCGCTGGAGTGCAGCCGGCAGAAGGCGTGGCGGATCGAGACCGGCGGTGGCACCGTGCGCGGGGTCGACGTGCGGGGGATGTGCGAGCTGTACGGCGTGGCCGCCGACCTGACCGCCGCGCTGGTCGCCCTGGCCGGCGAGACGCGGGCCAGGGGCTGGTGGCACGCGTACGCCGAGGTGCCGGCCTGGCTTGGCCTGTACGCGGGAATGGAAGCGACGGCCCGGCGGCTCAGCGAGTACGCCGACACGCTGGTGCCGGCGCTGCTGCAAACCCCGGGGTACGCGCGGGCGCTGCACGACGTCGACCCGGAGCTGACCGACGACGACCGGGAACGGCTGGAGCGCGCCCGGCTCGACCGCCAGGCTCTGCTGCGGCGTCGGTTGCCACCGCCGCCCCGGCTGGACGTGGTGCTCTCCGAGGCGGTGCTGCTGCGGGTGGCCGGCGGCCCGGCGACCATGGCCGGGCAACTCCGGCACCTGCGGCAGGTGACCGCGCTGCCGCACGTCTCGGTGCGGGTGCTGCCGCTCGCCGCCGGGCTGCCCGTCGGGGCCGAGGCCGGGTCGTTCGTGCTGCTGGACTTCCCGCGCGACGGCAACCGGGCCGTGCCGGAGCCGCCGGTGGTCTACCAGGAGTTGGTGACCGGGGCGCTCTATCTGGACCGGCCGGCGGAGCTGGCCGCCTTCGAGCGGGTGTGGGCGAGCCTCGACTCCCTCGCCCTCGACCCGGAGGAGTCCCGACGGTCTATCGGCAAGATCGCCGAGGAGGTGCACCACGGGGCGGGCGCGGAGCCGGAGAGCCTGGACGGCTGTACGGGCGGATTGCCTTGTCCTGCAAGCGATTCACCGTGTCGGCAACCCGATCCGAATGAGCCCGTAGGCCGACTTACCCGTTGCGGGTGGGGTGGTTAAAGTGCACATGCTTCCGGAGGATCATGGCTCTCACGTTCCATGAGGCGACCTCTGCCGTAAGCCGTGACCTCGTGAACGCCCGCAGAAAGGCCCGGACCGAGTGGTACCTGAGATCGTGGGACGCAAGGGTCCCCTTGCCGGGCGACGGATTCCGGTCGGCGACACCCGGTTCACCTTCGGCCGCCTGAGCGACAACGATGTGGTGATCGCCAGCGGGGGCGTCTCCCGTTTCCACGCGGAGGTGGTGCGCGAGGAGCGCGGTTACGTGCTGTACGACCGGGGCAGCCGCAACGGCACGCTGGTCAACGGCCGACGGGTGAACTCGCACCTCCTCCAGCACGGCGACCTGATCACCATCACCGACGAGACGTTCTGTTTCGAGGTGACGGCCGACGTGACCACGATGATCTCCGACCTGACCCTCTTCCAGCCTCGCACCGAGCCGGCCGTGGTGGTCGACCCGGGTCCCG encodes:
- a CDS encoding helix-turn-helix transcriptional regulator; translation: MGKLRLVASQEVQEMLGVSRTRAYQITNSKTFPDPVAVLSVGRIWRTEDVERWIKDHRPDLHDPAQ
- a CDS encoding helix-turn-helix domain-containing protein produces the protein MAEVTVSTVPRRQLGRMLRELRLAAGVTLDAAAEALECSRQKAWRIETGGGTVRGVDVRGMCELYGVAADLTAALVALAGETRARGWWHAYAEVPAWLGLYAGMEATARRLSEYADTLVPALLQTPGYARALHDVDPELTDDDRERLERARLDRQALLRRRLPPPPRLDVVLSEAVLLRVAGGPATMAGQLRHLRQVTALPHVSVRVLPLAAGLPVGAEAGSFVLLDFPRDGNRAVPEPPVVYQELVTGALYLDRPAELAAFERVWASLDSLALDPEESRRSIGKIAEEVHHGAGAEPESLDGCTGGLPCPASDSPCRQPDPNEPVGRLTRCGWGG